A single Salmo salar chromosome ssa19, Ssal_v3.1, whole genome shotgun sequence DNA region contains:
- the LOC106579568 gene encoding ranBP-type and C3HC4-type zinc finger-containing protein 1-like has translation MCADLTRAIEAGDIQEASIYAAALAYQQAGLKIQPSDRSYGDTEVSPPPHNHCNTQASVFLEYGFHPRVQSWVIGQCLCAEQRSLASYGVSWDGDTAFLYLLSACLTRQLLQQDQENTFLTPATPPHGPPSNCPTSQDWRGYSTLPLRLSHSIKGSNGTGPSVAGTERLNISEIKDFINLEMPQLNDALSPKKSGPQGWACPFCTYINKPTWPGCEICSTDRPESSTVPGSHKPDPLVLHRIQQEEETVQQYQQEKERKELGGAGAQNGSLLENLDQDNWLTHSTYHHRKRLTHSHTPRIITERD, from the exons ATGTGTGCTGACCTGACCAGGGCCATCGAGGCTGGTGACATCCAGGAGGCCTCCATCTACGCTGCCGCCCTGGCTTATCAGCAGGCAGGGCTGAAGATCCAGCCCTCTGATAGGAGCTACGGAGACACAGAGGTTAG TCCTCCCCCACACAACCATTGCAATACTCAAGCATCAG TATTCCTGGAGTATGGCTTCCATCCGCGGGTGCAGAGCTGGGTCATCGGCCAGTGTCTGTGTGCCGAGCAGCGCTCTCTGGCATCATATGGGGTAAGCTGGGATGGAGACACGGCCTTCCTGTACCTCCTCTCCGCCTGCCTCACACGGCAGCTGCTCCAGCAGGACCAGGAGAATACCTTCCTCACCCCCGCTACCCCACCTCACGGGCCCCCCAGCAACTGCCCCACATCCCAGGACTGGAGGGGTTACAGTACCCTGCCACTCAGACTGAGCCACAGCATCAAGG GTTCAAATGGAACAGGGCCAAGTGTAGCGGGGACAGAGAGGCTGAACATCAGTGAAATCAAAGACTTCATCAACCTGGAGATGCCACAACTCAATGATGCACTTAGTCCCAAGAAATCAGGCCCTCAG ggttGGGCCTGCCCCTTTTGTACGTACATAAACAAGCCCACGTGGCCTGGCTGTGAGATCTGCAGTACAGACCGTCCAGAGAGTTCTACTGTTCCTGGGAGCCACAAACCAGACCCTCTGGTGCTCCACCGCATACAGCAGGAGGAAGAAACCGTCCAACAGTACCAGCAG gagaaagagagaaaagagcttGGGGGTGCGGGTGCTCAAAACGGCTCCCTACTGGAAAACTTGGACCAGGACAActggctcacacactccacgtatcatcacagaaagagactgactcactcacacactccacgtatcatcacagaaagagactga